The nucleotide window GTCAATCCCGCCACGCAAGAGGTCCTGGCGCGCGTGCCGTTCGCCACCGCCGATGAAGTGAACGAAGCGATCCGCTCCGCCCACACCGCATTCAAGACCTGGAAGGACACGCCGATCGGCGCGCGCATGCGCATCATGCTGAAGTACCAGGCGCTGATTCGCGAGCATATGCCGCGTATCGCGAAGACCTTGAGCGCGGAGCAGGGCAAGACGATTCCCGATGCGGAAGGCGATATCTTCCGCGGTCTCGAAGTGGTCGAGCATGCGTGCTCGATCGGCACCTTGCAGCAGGGCGAATTCGCGGAGAACGTGGCGGGCGGCGTGGATACGTACACGCTGCGTCAGCCGATCGGCGTGTGCGCCGGCATCACGCCGTTCAACTTCCCGGCGATGATCCCGCTGTGGATGTTCCCGTTGGCGATCGTGTGCGGCAATACGTTCGTGCTGAAGCCGTCGGAGCAGGACCCGCTGTCGACCATGCAACTGGTTGAACTCGCGCTCGAAGCCGGCGTGCCGAAGGGCGTGCTGAACGTGGTGCACGGCGGCAAGGACGTGGTCGACGCGCTCTGCACGCACGAACTGGTCAAGGCGATTTCGTTCGTCGGCTCGACGGCCGTCGGCACGCACGTGTACCGTCTCGGCAGCGAGCACGGCAAACGCGTGCAATCGATGATGGGCGCGAAAAACCACGCCGTGGTCCTGCCCGATGCGAACCGCGAGCAAACGCTGAACGCGTTGGCCGGCGCCGGGTTTGGCGCGGCCGGGCAGCGCTGCATGGCGACCTCGGTGGTCGTGCTGGTGGGCGCTGCGCAGCAATGGTTGCCGGACCTGGTGGCAAAGGCGAAGACGCTCAAGGTCAACGCGGGCAACGAACCGAACACGGACATCGGCCCGGTGGTTTCGCGCGCGGCGAGGCAGCGCATTCTCGGCCTGATCGAAACGGGCGTGAAGGAAGGCGCCACGCTGGCGCTCGACGGCCGCGGCGTGAAGGTGCCGGGCTACGAGCAAGGCAACTTCATCGGCCCGACGGTTTTCACCGATGTCACCACCGAGATGGAAATCTACCGCCAGGAAATCTTCGGCCCGGTGCTGGTGGTGCTGAACGCGGCCACGCTCGATGACGCAATCGTGCTGGTCAACCGCAATCCGTTCGGCAACGGCGTGGGCCTCTTCACGCAGAGCGGCGCGGCGGCGCGCAAATTCCAGAGCGAGATCGATATCGGCCAGGTCGGCATCAACATTCCGATTCCGGTGCCGGTGCCGTTTTTCAGCTTCACCGGTTCGCGCGGCTCGAAGCTCGGCGACCTCGGCCCGTACGGCAAACAGGTCGTGCAGTTCTACACGCAGACCAAGACGGTCACCGCCCGCTGGTTCGACGACGACACCGTCAACGACGGCGTCAACACGACCATCAGCCTGCGCTGAGTCCACGCGGCTTCTGGAGACTGGAGACGACATCATGAAAATAGCCTTTATCGGGCTCGGCAACATGGGCGCGCCGATGGCGCACAACCTGCTCAAGGCGGGCCACGCGGTCAACGTGTTCGACCTCAATGCGCAAGCCGTGCAGGCGCTCGTCGATGCGGGCGCGAAGGCGGCAGGTTCGCCGAAAGCGGCGGTGACCGACGCGGAATGCGTGATCACCATGCTGCCCGCCGCGGCCCATGTGCGCAGCGTGCTGAGCGCGGACGACGGTATCTTCGCCGGCATCGCGAAGGGCGTGACGATCATCGATTCAAGCACGATCGATCCCGCGAGCGTCAAATCGTTCGCCGAACTCGCGCAGCGGCACGGCAACACCTTCGTCGATGCGCCCGTGTCCGGCGGCACCGGCGGCGCGGCGGCCGGCACGCTGACGTTCATGGTCGGCGGCAGCGCGAGCGCGTATGAGCAGGTCAAGCCAGTGCTCTCGGCGATGGGCAAGAACATCGTGCATTGCGGCGACACCGGCACCGGCCAGGTCGCGAAGATCTGCAACAACTTGGTACTCGGCATCACGATGGCGGGCGTGGCCGAGGCGATGTCGCTCGGCGAGGCGCTCGGTATCGACGCGAAAGTGCTGGGCGGCATCATCAATACATCGAC belongs to Paraburkholderia sp. FT54 and includes:
- a CDS encoding CoA-acylating methylmalonate-semialdehyde dehydrogenase, producing the protein MSAIAAVATVKLLINGEFVESKTTEWRDIVNPATQEVLARVPFATADEVNEAIRSAHTAFKTWKDTPIGARMRIMLKYQALIREHMPRIAKTLSAEQGKTIPDAEGDIFRGLEVVEHACSIGTLQQGEFAENVAGGVDTYTLRQPIGVCAGITPFNFPAMIPLWMFPLAIVCGNTFVLKPSEQDPLSTMQLVELALEAGVPKGVLNVVHGGKDVVDALCTHELVKAISFVGSTAVGTHVYRLGSEHGKRVQSMMGAKNHAVVLPDANREQTLNALAGAGFGAAGQRCMATSVVVLVGAAQQWLPDLVAKAKTLKVNAGNEPNTDIGPVVSRAARQRILGLIETGVKEGATLALDGRGVKVPGYEQGNFIGPTVFTDVTTEMEIYRQEIFGPVLVVLNAATLDDAIVLVNRNPFGNGVGLFTQSGAAARKFQSEIDIGQVGINIPIPVPVPFFSFTGSRGSKLGDLGPYGKQVVQFYTQTKTVTARWFDDDTVNDGVNTTISLR
- the mmsB gene encoding 3-hydroxyisobutyrate dehydrogenase, which translates into the protein MKIAFIGLGNMGAPMAHNLLKAGHAVNVFDLNAQAVQALVDAGAKAAGSPKAAVTDAECVITMLPAAAHVRSVLSADDGIFAGIAKGVTIIDSSTIDPASVKSFAELAQRHGNTFVDAPVSGGTGGAAAGTLTFMVGGSASAYEQVKPVLSAMGKNIVHCGDTGTGQVAKICNNLVLGITMAGVAEAMSLGEALGIDAKVLGGIINTSTGRCWSSDTYNPMPGVIETAPSTRGYTGGFGTDLMLKDLGLATDAAKFARQPVYLGALAQQLYQTMSTKGAGRLDFSAVIKLYRKEDKDGGAA